A genome region from Dickeya dadantii NCPPB 898 includes the following:
- a CDS encoding methyl-accepting chemotaxis protein, which translates to MAIKLENIKVGRKLGLGFSLILLLTVIIAAVSVRYIETLKGRFEKVIFSNQISDEVNEARYYRVLYSTSYNTDSIQQNTKHIDNIINLISSIQDKSWRGDYDDKLANIAKLISQYKERQKNYTDAVAKKDDVRKSWNLSDSEKPLKQIEQQVAGNLPLQFQLSTLHQKLVTVRYLVRGLLLSLNSDAEKPLVTALDDAQAALNQFIQALTPEQQAIMAPVVSTLSTYKTQVLAYLPAYQGEMNQAKQLGETANQLLDNVDKMVTEETAATQNDITNAEWQIAITALITLILGVLIAWYISRQITHPLNNTVAIAESIATGDLTISIETTRRDELGMLYGAMAKMKANLHNMIDDIRMGVSQITTAASEIVTGNNDLAARTESQAASVEETAASMEQLTSTVKQNAANAHQANKLVLDATETAKAGGKLVEDVVQTMSDIEGSSKRIAEITSVINGIAFQTNILALNAAVEAARAGEQGRGFAVVANEVRNLAQRSSQAAKEIEGLISTSVDQVSKGAHLVHNAGKTMQEIVTAVTHVHDIMGEITVASDEQSRGIAQVNQAIVEMDSTTQQNAALVQQSSAAASSLEEQAVMLSNTVSAFRLSSAHELAPASHGLPFAGHHQQLSYKR; encoded by the coding sequence ATGGCTATAAAACTCGAAAATATCAAAGTTGGCAGGAAGTTAGGATTAGGGTTTTCCTTAATCCTACTGCTGACCGTCATTATTGCTGCAGTCAGCGTACGCTACATCGAAACACTGAAAGGGCGTTTTGAAAAAGTAATCTTCAGCAATCAAATCAGCGATGAGGTTAATGAAGCCCGTTATTATCGGGTATTGTATAGTACAAGTTATAATACGGATAGCATTCAGCAAAACACCAAACACATTGATAACATTATTAATTTAATTTCTTCAATTCAGGATAAATCCTGGCGCGGCGATTACGACGACAAACTGGCGAATATCGCAAAGCTCATCAGCCAATATAAAGAAAGACAAAAAAACTATACCGATGCCGTCGCTAAAAAAGATGACGTCAGAAAAAGCTGGAACCTTTCCGATTCGGAAAAACCCCTTAAGCAGATCGAGCAACAGGTTGCCGGCAACTTGCCATTACAATTCCAATTAAGCACGCTGCACCAGAAGCTGGTGACGGTCCGTTATTTGGTGCGCGGTCTGTTGCTGTCGCTGAACAGCGATGCGGAAAAACCGCTGGTTACCGCGCTGGACGACGCACAGGCGGCGCTGAATCAGTTTATTCAGGCGCTGACACCGGAGCAACAAGCCATCATGGCGCCGGTAGTCTCTACGCTATCGACCTACAAAACGCAGGTACTGGCCTATCTTCCGGCTTATCAGGGGGAGATGAATCAGGCCAAACAGCTGGGCGAGACGGCTAATCAGTTACTTGATAATGTCGACAAGATGGTTACCGAGGAAACCGCAGCCACCCAGAACGATATCACCAACGCCGAATGGCAGATCGCCATCACTGCGCTGATTACCCTGATATTGGGCGTGCTGATTGCCTGGTATATCTCTCGCCAGATTACCCACCCGCTGAACAATACCGTCGCCATCGCCGAAAGTATCGCCACTGGCGACCTGACTATATCGATTGAAACCACACGCCGAGACGAACTGGGCATGTTGTACGGCGCGATGGCGAAAATGAAAGCCAATCTGCACAACATGATTGACGACATCCGTATGGGGGTCAGTCAGATCACCACCGCCGCCAGCGAAATCGTCACCGGCAACAACGACCTGGCCGCTCGTACCGAATCCCAGGCCGCCTCGGTGGAAGAAACCGCCGCCAGCATGGAACAGTTGACGTCCACTGTGAAACAGAATGCCGCTAACGCGCATCAGGCCAACAAACTGGTGTTGGACGCCACCGAGACGGCGAAAGCAGGCGGCAAACTGGTGGAAGACGTGGTGCAAACCATGTCCGACATCGAAGGCAGTTCCAAACGCATCGCGGAAATCACCTCGGTGATCAACGGCATCGCCTTCCAGACCAACATTCTGGCGCTTAACGCCGCGGTGGAAGCCGCCCGCGCCGGTGAACAGGGCCGTGGTTTCGCCGTGGTGGCCAATGAAGTGCGCAATCTGGCGCAACGCAGTTCGCAGGCCGCCAAAGAGATCGAAGGGTTGATTTCCACGTCGGTCGATCAGGTATCCAAAGGCGCCCATCTGGTGCACAACGCCGGTAAAACCATGCAGGAAATTGTGACCGCGGTGACGCATGTGCACGATATCATGGGTGAAATCACCGTCGCATCCGATGAACAAAGCCGTGGTATCGCTCAGGTGAATCAGGCGATCGTCGAAATGGACAGCACCACCCAGCAGAATGCCGCGTTGGTGCAGCAGTCTTCCGCCGCCGCCAGCTCGCTGGAAGAACAGGCGGTCATGCTCTCCAACACCGTGTCGGCTTTCCGTCTCTCTTCCGCGCATGAACTGGCGCCGGCCAGCCACGGTTTACCGTTTGCCGGGCATCATCAGCAACTGTCTTATAAGCGGTAA
- a CDS encoding MltR family transcriptional regulator gives MDDTQAFENRVLESLNASKTVRSFMLMAVELLAEAVSLLMLQAFRKDDYAVKYAVEPLLSGSGPLGELSVRLKLIYGLGMISRKEYEDTELLMALGEELTHDEHEYRFTDDEILGPISELHCVSSLPPSPMLPPSVDPDDALLAAMQQQRYQQMVRSTLVLSLTELIAGISLKKAF, from the coding sequence ATGGACGATACGCAGGCATTTGAAAACCGGGTACTGGAATCCCTGAATGCATCGAAAACGGTCAGAAGTTTTATGCTGATGGCCGTCGAGTTATTGGCGGAAGCCGTCAGCCTGCTGATGCTGCAGGCGTTTCGTAAAGACGATTATGCCGTGAAGTACGCCGTCGAACCGCTGTTATCCGGCAGCGGGCCGCTGGGCGAGCTGTCGGTGCGGTTGAAGCTGATTTACGGTCTGGGCATGATCAGCCGTAAAGAATACGAAGATACCGAACTGCTGATGGCGTTGGGCGAGGAGCTCACCCACGATGAGCACGAGTACCGGTTTACCGATGACGAAATCCTCGGGCCGATCAGCGAGCTGCATTGTGTGAGCAGCCTGCCGCCGTCGCCGATGCTGCCGCCGAGCGTCGATCCCGACGACGCATTGCTGGCGGCCATGCAACAGCAGCGTTATCAGCAGATGGTGCGTTCCACGCTGGTGTTGTCGTTGACCGAACTTATCGCCGGCATCAGCCTGAAAAAAGCGTTCTGA
- a CDS encoding mannitol-1-phosphate 5-dehydrogenase yields the protein MKALHFGAGNIGRGFIGKLLADAGISLTFADVNQPLLDAINQRGSYPVRIVGEQQQVETVSQVSAVHSGSPQAVELIAGVDLVTTAVGPQILAKIAGAIAQGLVKRHANGNTSPLNIIACENMVRGTSQLKQHVLAQLPEDIQAWVAQHVGFVDSAVDRIVPPAEAGESDPLAVTVETFSEWIVDKTQFNGEPPAIAGMELTDNLMAFVERKLFTLNTGHAITAYLGQRAGHSTIRDAILDPAIRRVVQGAMEESGAVLIRRYGFDADKHQAYIRKILTRFENPWLHDEVERVGRQPLRKLSAGDRLIKPLLGTLEYGLPHDNLIQGIAAAMHYRSEQDPQAQELAALIASQGPKVALAQISGLDADGEVVGKAVSVYNAMQ from the coding sequence ATGAAAGCATTACATTTTGGGGCCGGTAATATCGGCCGTGGGTTTATCGGCAAGCTGCTGGCGGACGCGGGCATTTCCCTGACGTTTGCCGATGTGAACCAGCCGTTGCTGGATGCCATCAATCAACGCGGTAGCTATCCGGTGCGGATCGTCGGCGAACAGCAGCAGGTGGAGACGGTTAGTCAGGTCAGCGCCGTGCACAGCGGCAGCCCGCAGGCGGTTGAGTTGATTGCCGGGGTTGATCTGGTGACAACGGCCGTAGGGCCGCAGATTCTGGCGAAGATCGCCGGCGCCATCGCTCAGGGGCTGGTGAAACGTCATGCAAACGGCAACACCTCGCCGCTGAATATTATCGCCTGCGAAAACATGGTGCGCGGCACCAGCCAGCTTAAGCAGCATGTGCTGGCGCAATTGCCGGAAGATATACAGGCGTGGGTCGCTCAGCATGTCGGTTTTGTCGACTCGGCGGTGGACCGTATTGTGCCGCCGGCCGAAGCGGGTGAGTCCGATCCGCTGGCGGTCACGGTGGAAACCTTCAGCGAATGGATCGTGGATAAAACCCAGTTCAACGGCGAGCCGCCGGCGATCGCCGGTATGGAGCTGACCGATAACCTGATGGCGTTCGTTGAGCGCAAGCTGTTCACCCTTAACACCGGTCATGCCATCACCGCCTACCTCGGCCAGCGTGCCGGGCATAGCACCATCCGCGATGCCATTCTGGACCCGGCGATCCGCCGCGTGGTGCAGGGCGCGATGGAAGAGAGCGGCGCGGTGCTGATTCGTCGCTATGGTTTTGATGCCGACAAGCATCAGGCTTACATCCGCAAAATTCTCACCCGTTTTGAAAACCCGTGGCTGCACGATGAGGTGGAGCGCGTCGGCCGTCAGCCGCTGCGTAAACTCAGCGCCGGCGATCGGCTGATCAAACCGTTGCTGGGCACGCTGGAGTACGGTCTGCCGCATGACAACCTGATTCAGGGCATTGCCGCCGCGATGCATTACCGCAGCGAGCAGGACCCGCAGGCGCAGGAACTGGCTGCGTTGATCGCTTCGCAAGGGCCGAAGGTTGCGCTGGCGCAGATTTCCGGTCTGGACGCCGACGGCGAGGTTGTCGGAAAAGCGGTGAGTGTGTATAACGCCATGCAGTAA